The following coding sequences are from one candidate division WOR-3 bacterium window:
- the mutS gene encoding DNA mismatch repair protein MutS: MSEKLTPLLAQYRRIKREYADTLLLFRVGDFYEMFYEDAETGSRALGLTLTSRPHGRNNRVPLAGVPAKTLDTYVGRLVAQGFKVAICDQLESPSGKPVVARDVTEVVTPGTLTRPGLLDERRNNFLLALSPSGETAGLAFADVSTGEFHCGEVPIQSLAEELQKLEPSEVLIPKSWNPEPRLLPAGPFSLTRLDDYYFTQDFSFDKLTSVLGVANLDGFGIGELTEGICAAGAVLHYLEETKKSALPHIHRIAPYTSSDHLLVDRVSRRNLELVERLRPVPGKAGTLLSTIDRTRTAAGSRLLRRWLLAPLLDPESINARLDAVEELSRADSPVKTIQSLLAKVGDLERVGSRVALERANARELVALKNWLSVVPDLKSALASCRSARLSLFRDSIEDFSALREEIEKALSDDPPVSLTEGGLIREGYNDELDELRSLSRDTKQHIARLQDDERRRTGIPNLRVGYNTVFGYYIEVTKSYLSQVPKNYLRKQTLTGAERFVTPELKDYEVKVTTAEERARTIEYDLFVELRRRVGQDVDRILALSSLLAEIDVLAGFAQAARENHYTRPVVDTSTVLEIKRGRHPVVETFLDKPFIPNDTFLDTQDEQILIITGPNMAGKSTYLRQVALIVIMAQTGSFVPAASARIGVCDKIFTRIGASDDVTQGVSTFLAEMNETANILNNATNRSLVILDEVGRGTATNDGLAIAWATVEYLHGALGSDSGTRSSEPEPLTRIPQLPTSPPRPRTLFATHYHELTDIAVMLPRCRNYNFSVKETKDTVLFLRKLMPGPASKSYGIAVARLAGLPVSVIERARQVLADFEKGEHLSLTRLVPSVQRPEHRATPEAPTKLRTADSRGLEEEASEFRRSAPEDDIALAADRPADHPAIVRLRELNLEQLTPLQALNLLAELKRLTE; encoded by the coding sequence ATGTCAGAAAAGCTGACCCCTCTGCTTGCCCAATACCGTCGTATCAAGCGCGAGTACGCTGACACCCTGCTGCTATTCCGGGTTGGTGACTTCTACGAGATGTTCTACGAAGACGCCGAAACCGGGTCCCGGGCACTCGGTCTGACCCTCACTTCGCGGCCCCACGGGCGGAACAACCGTGTTCCGCTTGCCGGAGTGCCGGCCAAGACCCTAGATACCTATGTTGGCCGGCTGGTGGCCCAAGGATTCAAGGTCGCGATCTGCGATCAGCTCGAAAGCCCATCCGGTAAACCGGTTGTAGCTCGCGACGTTACCGAAGTAGTGACACCCGGTACCCTCACCCGGCCTGGCCTCTTGGACGAACGCCGCAACAACTTCCTGCTCGCGCTCTCACCTTCTGGCGAGACTGCCGGCCTGGCTTTTGCCGACGTTTCCACCGGTGAGTTTCACTGCGGTGAGGTACCAATCCAGTCCCTTGCTGAAGAGCTGCAGAAACTCGAACCCAGTGAAGTCCTCATTCCTAAGTCCTGGAATCCCGAACCCCGGCTTCTGCCGGCCGGCCCATTCTCCCTTACCCGGCTTGACGACTACTACTTCACCCAAGATTTCTCCTTCGACAAACTCACTAGTGTGCTTGGTGTTGCTAACCTCGACGGCTTCGGCATCGGTGAATTGACCGAGGGCATCTGCGCGGCCGGTGCGGTTCTTCACTACCTGGAAGAAACCAAGAAGAGCGCATTGCCCCACATCCACCGCATTGCACCGTACACTTCGTCCGACCATCTGCTGGTTGACCGAGTATCCCGCCGCAACCTGGAGTTAGTCGAACGGCTGCGGCCGGTGCCCGGCAAGGCCGGCACCCTGCTCTCGACGATCGACCGTACCCGCACCGCGGCCGGCTCAAGGCTGCTGCGGCGGTGGCTCTTGGCTCCGCTTCTCGATCCCGAATCAATCAACGCACGGCTCGACGCGGTCGAAGAGTTGTCACGGGCCGATTCGCCTGTAAAGACGATCCAATCCCTGCTCGCCAAGGTCGGTGACCTGGAACGGGTAGGATCAAGGGTTGCACTCGAAAGGGCCAACGCCCGAGAGCTAGTTGCGCTCAAGAACTGGCTTTCGGTGGTTCCGGACTTGAAGTCCGCGTTGGCTTCGTGCCGTTCAGCTCGGCTCAGCCTGTTCCGTGATTCAATTGAGGATTTCTCTGCTCTTCGGGAGGAGATTGAGAAGGCGCTGAGCGACGACCCGCCAGTCAGCCTGACCGAAGGCGGACTTATCCGAGAGGGGTACAACGATGAGCTCGACGAACTCCGTAGTCTTTCGCGTGATACGAAGCAGCACATCGCCAGGCTGCAGGATGATGAACGCCGCCGTACCGGCATTCCCAACCTGCGGGTTGGGTACAACACCGTGTTCGGCTACTACATCGAAGTCACGAAATCATACCTCTCGCAGGTACCGAAGAACTACTTGCGCAAACAGACCCTGACGGGAGCGGAACGTTTCGTCACCCCGGAACTCAAGGACTACGAAGTCAAGGTGACCACCGCCGAAGAGCGCGCAAGGACAATAGAATACGACCTGTTCGTGGAACTGCGGCGCCGAGTCGGACAAGACGTTGACCGCATCTTGGCGCTCTCTTCCCTTCTTGCCGAAATTGACGTGCTTGCCGGGTTTGCCCAGGCGGCACGCGAAAACCACTACACCCGGCCGGTGGTTGACACTTCTACTGTTCTCGAAATCAAGCGGGGCCGGCATCCGGTAGTCGAGACATTCCTCGACAAGCCGTTTATCCCCAATGACACATTTCTTGACACCCAGGATGAGCAGATTCTTATCATCACCGGCCCAAACATGGCCGGCAAGTCAACTTATCTGCGCCAGGTTGCGCTTATCGTCATTATGGCGCAGACCGGTTCGTTTGTGCCGGCAGCAAGTGCCCGCATCGGCGTCTGCGACAAGATCTTCACCCGTATCGGCGCATCCGACGACGTGACTCAGGGTGTGTCCACCTTTCTCGCCGAAATGAACGAAACCGCTAACATCCTGAACAACGCCACAAATCGAAGTCTTGTGATCCTCGACGAGGTAGGCCGAGGCACGGCAACCAACGACGGCCTTGCCATCGCCTGGGCTACGGTTGAGTATCTTCATGGCGCGCTCGGTTCAGATTCCGGAACTCGGAGTTCGGAGCCCGAACCCCTGACTCGTATCCCGCAGTTACCGACTTCTCCACCGCGTCCGCGTACTTTGTTCGCCACCCACTACCACGAGCTCACCGACATCGCCGTCATGCTGCCGCGCTGCCGTAACTACAACTTCTCGGTCAAGGAGACCAAAGACACGGTGCTTTTCTTGCGCAAGCTCATGCCTGGACCTGCAAGCAAGAGCTATGGTATCGCGGTCGCCCGGCTCGCCGGCCTGCCGGTGTCGGTCATCGAGCGCGCGCGCCAGGTCCTCGCCGACTTTGAGAAAGGCGAACACCTGAGTCTGACCCGATTGGTCCCGAGCGTCCAACGTCCGGAACACAGGGCGACGCCGGAAGCCCCGACCAAGCTCAGAACAGCCGACAGTCGGGGTTTGGAGGAGGAAGCTTCCGAGTTCCGCCGCAGTGCACCAGAGGACGATATCGCGCTTGCCGCAGACCGGCCAGCCGACCATCCAGCCATCGTCCGGCTGCGCGAGCTCAATCTTGAACAGCTCACTCCGCTTCAGGCCCTGAATCTTCTCGCCGAGCTAAAACGCCTGACCGAATAG
- a CDS encoding LapA family protein, whose product MVVFRVVLVLVVFVVLLVLALMNVEEPVRVWLFGQTYEQVPLALVMLYSFAFGAVCVGIFTIVTEVQLRARLRNARRETEALLEELSAFRNAPLEPSPVTKEQEE is encoded by the coding sequence ATGGTAGTATTCCGCGTTGTCCTTGTGCTTGTCGTCTTTGTGGTGCTTCTTGTTCTGGCCCTGATGAACGTCGAGGAACCGGTCCGCGTCTGGCTTTTCGGTCAGACGTACGAGCAGGTGCCGCTGGCGCTGGTGATGCTCTACTCCTTTGCCTTCGGTGCGGTCTGCGTCGGTATCTTCACCATTGTAACCGAAGTCCAGCTTCGCGCCCGGCTCCGCAATGCGCGCCGCGAGACCGAAGCGTTGCTTGAGGAGCTGTCGGCGTTTCGCAACGCGCCGCTTGAGCCCAGCCCGGTAACAAAGGAACAGGAGGAGTAA
- the miaB gene encoding tRNA (N6-isopentenyl adenosine(37)-C2)-methylthiotransferase MiaB, translating into MSRVECLHVPAREYACRTPAVSPEPQAPGQRFFLKVYGCQMNQYEAGIVRTILAQAGYRETYQEEDADVLLMLTCAVRSHAEQRALGRLGTFRRIRSLRPGRVVGVLGCMSQVLKDALVQDSAADLIVGPDQYRLLPELINKVRNNSRPVVAVGQTNECYEGIIPSVGPAATASPCRREGIVERAVQVCGLVTVMRGCDNYCSYCIVPHARGRERSKPLNQVLAEVRAMTENGTKDITLLGQNVLAYRADEHDFVSLLEQVSMVPGIERVRFLTSHPRDLTDRVLTAIASIPKVCPSLHLPVQSGSNRILALMNRGYTREEYLDKVARARKLIPGLSLTTDVMVGFPSETDADFADTLELIRNVRFDFAYMFRFSARPGTVAAGLSPKVSEAESSRRLARLIDVQNRITKERNSEMVGQGCEILIERPSPRGTQMLGRTPQNRVVIVSGPCRPGDTVRCRVTGIKGWTPLAQVIQQDDKFLTPNGH; encoded by the coding sequence ATGAGTCGAGTTGAGTGTCTGCATGTTCCTGCAAGAGAGTATGCTTGCCGGACGCCAGCAGTCAGCCCGGAGCCACAGGCCCCAGGCCAGCGCTTCTTTCTCAAGGTCTACGGCTGCCAGATGAACCAGTATGAGGCCGGGATTGTGCGCACGATTCTTGCCCAGGCCGGATACAGGGAAACTTACCAGGAAGAAGACGCGGACGTATTGCTCATGCTTACCTGCGCGGTCCGGAGTCATGCTGAGCAGCGGGCACTTGGCCGACTTGGTACTTTTCGCAGAATCCGATCGCTTCGGCCCGGCCGGGTCGTGGGTGTACTTGGCTGCATGTCACAAGTTCTCAAAGATGCGCTCGTTCAGGACTCAGCCGCAGACTTGATCGTGGGCCCAGACCAGTACCGACTTCTGCCCGAACTAATCAACAAGGTTCGGAACAACTCTCGCCCGGTGGTTGCAGTAGGACAGACCAATGAGTGCTATGAGGGAATCATACCGTCTGTCGGCCCTGCTGCTACGGCCTCGCCTTGCCGGCGTGAAGGAATTGTGGAAAGAGCAGTGCAAGTATGTGGTCTGGTAACGGTCATGCGTGGCTGTGACAATTACTGTTCGTACTGCATCGTGCCCCATGCGCGTGGCCGGGAAAGGTCTAAACCTCTGAACCAGGTACTAGCCGAAGTCAGGGCAATGACTGAGAACGGAACCAAGGACATAACTCTGCTGGGTCAGAACGTACTTGCGTACCGGGCAGACGAACATGATTTCGTCTCGCTACTTGAGCAGGTGAGCATGGTCCCGGGTATCGAACGCGTCCGTTTTCTCACTTCGCATCCCCGGGACCTGACCGACCGGGTTCTGACCGCCATTGCCAGCATCCCGAAGGTCTGTCCCAGTCTGCACCTCCCAGTCCAGTCCGGCTCGAACCGTATCCTTGCGCTGATGAACCGGGGCTACACCCGCGAGGAGTACTTGGACAAGGTCGCTCGTGCCCGCAAGCTCATACCCGGTCTCAGCCTGACAACCGACGTGATGGTTGGGTTCCCGTCAGAGACAGATGCCGATTTTGCCGACACGCTTGAGCTCATACGCAATGTCCGGTTTGACTTTGCCTACATGTTCCGCTTTTCGGCGCGTCCCGGCACCGTCGCCGCCGGGCTCTCGCCCAAAGTCTCCGAAGCCGAATCCAGCCGCAGGCTGGCCCGGCTGATTGATGTCCAGAACCGGATTACCAAGGAACGAAACAGCGAAATGGTCGGCCAGGGCTGCGAAATCCTTATTGAACGCCCAAGCCCGCGCGGCACCCAGATGCTCGGCCGGACACCTCAAAACCGAGTTGTGATCGTCTCCGGCCCGTGCCGACCCGGCGACACGGTTCGTTGCCGCGTTACCGGAATAAAGGGCTGGACACCGCTGGCCCAGGTTATACAACAAGATGACAAGTTCCTAACCCCTAATGGGCACTGA
- a CDS encoding tetratricopeptide repeat protein, giving the protein MAVLVVVVIILVVVALYPVVRDLVRRRPGAAPAYVEGLQYMLDNRLAEAFVRFKEAVAADPSNVDAYVRLGDVLIKMGETERGVKVHENLALRRNLAPADETRVLRALTRDYLATDRKLKAVSSLEELIRLDPHDMRATEELFRLYLATASWDKCEKLVRSIGHKPPDRTWAALLFAELGRARAAADPKLAHELLATALRLDRNSIAARLYSGDLEMSEHNTEAAIRNWMELLELAPDRNVLVRERLETAFYESGRYDEIIQVYERLLRKVPDDEGLTIALAEIYRKREDLVKAIRLLERFGKPGTRTVADIALATLLFRQGQSERAMQVLEAVNARLRTKLQQCSGCGADLSKPGLGCEKCRAMLR; this is encoded by the coding sequence ATGGCAGTCCTTGTCGTCGTTGTCATCATCTTGGTCGTGGTTGCGCTCTACCCGGTGGTACGGGACCTGGTGCGGCGTCGCCCCGGCGCTGCACCGGCCTACGTCGAAGGGCTGCAGTACATGCTTGACAACCGACTGGCCGAGGCTTTTGTCCGGTTCAAGGAAGCAGTGGCCGCTGACCCAAGCAACGTTGACGCCTACGTCCGCCTTGGTGACGTCCTTATCAAGATGGGTGAGACCGAACGTGGGGTGAAGGTCCACGAGAACCTTGCCCTCCGCCGCAATCTCGCGCCGGCCGACGAGACTAGGGTCTTGCGCGCTCTGACCCGGGACTACCTTGCGACCGACCGTAAGCTCAAGGCGGTCTCAAGCCTTGAGGAACTCATCCGACTGGACCCGCACGACATGCGTGCAACCGAAGAGCTGTTCCGGCTGTACCTTGCAACCGCTTCCTGGGACAAGTGCGAAAAACTCGTCCGCTCCATCGGCCACAAGCCGCCCGACCGGACCTGGGCCGCGCTCCTGTTCGCCGAACTCGGCCGGGCCCGCGCTGCAGCTGACCCGAAGCTGGCGCACGAACTGCTCGCTACAGCGCTGCGTCTAGACCGCAACTCCATTGCGGCCCGACTCTATTCCGGCGACCTTGAGATGAGCGAACATAACACTGAAGCTGCAATTCGCAACTGGATGGAACTCCTGGAACTGGCACCGGACCGCAATGTCCTTGTCCGCGAGCGGCTCGAAACCGCGTTTTACGAATCGGGCCGTTACGACGAAATCATCCAGGTATATGAACGACTGCTGCGGAAAGTACCGGACGACGAAGGATTGACTATTGCATTGGCCGAAATCTACCGCAAGCGGGAGGACCTGGTCAAGGCGATACGGCTGCTCGAACGGTTCGGCAAACCCGGCACTCGGACTGTGGCCGACATTGCATTGGCCACGCTCCTGTTCCGGCAAGGCCAGTCAGAACGTGCCATGCAAGTTCTCGAAGCGGTGAACGCCAGGCTGCGAACAAAGCTGCAGCAATGCAGCGGTTGCGGTGCTGACCTGTCCAAGCCCGGACTGGGCTGTGAAAAGTGCCGAGCGATGCTCAGGTGA